The Gracilibacillus caseinilyticus genome segment TTCATTACTAGAAACTCGCAAGCATATCCTTTATACTAATACATACAGTTTCATCTGATGGAAGGTAGTGGAAACAAAGTGAAAGTAATAACGATAACCGGTAATAAACCAATGGAATTAAATATACGAAATGAAAAGGATCACCGGATTTTTTTCATTAAAGAAGCATTAAAGCAACGTCTACTTTCCTTAATTGATGATGGATTAGAATGGGTTATCGTGTCCGGCCAAATGGGAGTGGAATTATGGGCTGCACAAGTCGTTATCGATCTCAGAGAAGATTATAATATTCAATTAGGCATATTTCCACCTTTTTTAGAATACGAATCTAGATGGCCGGATATTTATCAGGAACTCTTTCTGGAAATAAAAGAACAAGCCGACTATTATCAACCATTATATGAAGAAACCTATAAAGCACCTTATCAATTAATAAACAAAGATCACTGGTTAATTGACAAAACAGAAGGATGCTTAATCCTTGCAGATGAAGAGTATCCTGGAAGTGCTGGATACATGTTAGACAAGCTAAAAAAAGCAGCATCTGAATCCAGCTATTCTATTTTATTTATCACACCAGAAGATTTAGAGGAAGTAGTAAGGTCGCATCAAGACTCCATCGACGGTTATTCGTAATAAAAATTGACAACTTCAGACTTTTTTGAAAAAATGAATTTAATGATTAAATGAGGTGGAAAGCATGGCAAATCAATTAAATGGAAAAGATATTCTAGAAAAAAACTTTAAAACCGCAATGAGAGGATATCATCAGGAAGAAGTCGACGAATATTTAGATGTTATTATTCAGGATTATGAGTATTTTCAGGATGAAATAGCACGATTACAGCAAGAAAATGAACGATTAAAAAGACAGGCAGAGCACACTCGTATTCGACCAACAACATCCAATCATCAAGTAAATTACGATATTCTTAAAAGACTGTCTAATTTGGAAAAAGCAGTGTTCGGTAAGAAATACGAAGAATAAACTTATCCGTTAATCTTTACCATTGACTATTGTTTTATTCGTGATACAATAATGAAGGCTTAAATAATTGCAATGAATGTTGTAGTAATCGCTGCACAGTTTCTGTGTAGAGGAAAGTCCATGCTCACACAGGCTGAGATGCTTGTAGTGTTCGTGCTTGACGAAATCATAAGTCAAGGTAACCTGAATCAGGTTAACGGCAGGAAAAACACCTAAGTCTGTTGATATGGTGTGACTACCTTGAAAGTGCCACAGTGACGTAGCTAAATAGGAAACTATTTAGGTGGAACGAGGTAAACCCCTCGAGTGAGCAACCCAAATATTGGTAGGGGCATCCTCTAGTAGGGAATTCAACCGAACGAGGGACAAGTATTCGTTACTTGTAGACAGATGATTACACCTTTGGTACGAGGCTGACCACCGTTTGCAGTACGAGAAGGACAGAACATGGCTTACGGACATTCATTCAGGTCGTAATGATGACGATAGACCCCTTTTCTTGGTGAAAGGGGTTTTGTTATACATATAAGAAAATGGTTCATTCTAAATAGTAATAACATTGAAAGGAATTTATAAGCAATGGGAAACTCAATTACATTAATAGCAACCGCTGCAATGGGCCTAGAAGCAATTGTAGCCAAGGAAGTACGTCAATTAGGCTACGAAGATGTCACAGTAGAAAATGGAAAGGTAATCTTTCAAGCCGATCATCAAGCTATAGCTTGTTGTAATCTATGGTTGCGTACAGCGGACCGTGTAAAATTACTGATCGGTGAATTTGAAGCGACGACATATGATGAGCTTTTTGAACAAACAAAAGCTTTACCGTGGGAACAATATATTCCGGAGAATGGGAAGTTTCCTGTAAATGGTAAGTCACACAAATCGAAGTTATACAGTGTCCCAGATTGCCAGGCCATTGTGAAGAAAGCGATCGTTGAACGATTAAAGCAAAAACACGGAATTGCTAACTGGTTAGAAGAGACAGGAGCGGAATATAAAATTGAAGCTGCTCTATTAAAGGATAAAGTAACGATTACATTGGATACATCCGGAGTCGGCCTGCATAAAAGAGGATACCGGACAGGACAAGGGGATGCACCGTTAAAAGAAACATTGGCAGCAGCTTTGGTTCAGTTAACCAATTGGCGCGGTGATCAGCCTTTTTATGATCTATTCTGCGGATCTGGAACAATTCCGATTGAAGCAGCACTTATTGGTCAAAACATCGCCCCTGGCTTTAACCGTTCATTCGCAGCAGAAGAGTGGGATTTCATTTCATCTGATATATGGGATAAAGCATTAGAAGAAGCAGAGGACTTGGCTAATTATGATCAGCCGCTATACATTTATGGTTCCGACCTTGACCCTAAAATGATTGATATCGCTAAGGAAAACGCCATGGAAGCAGGGCTTGCCGATCTTGTACAATGGAAGCAAATGCAAGCAACAGACTTTCATTCGACGCATGAGGGCGGTTATATCGTCAGCAATCCTCCTTATGGTGAGCGATTAGGTGATAAAGAAGCAGTAGAAGAGATGTATCGAAAGCTCGGAAGTGTATTGCGAAATTATCCGAGTTGGAATGTGTATATATTAACTGCAAATGAGAAATTCGAAGCGTTGTATGGTAAAGGAGCGTCGAAAAAACGCAAACTGTTCAATGCGTTTATCAGAACGGATTATTATCAGTATTTCGGTAAAAAACAAAGGTGAAAGGCAAGTACATACTTGCCTTTTTCCTTTTCCATTAGTTGGATCGCTTTGGATGGAAAAAGTTATATAGCAATTTAATAATAAATTTTATACACCAACTTAACAATGCTATGGTAACCCAAACATTAGATGAGATACTTTGTTCACTTGAATATAAAAGAGAAATGATTAACATAAATCAGTTGTACTTAATCTCATTTATATAAACGGAAGTGTATAATAAAGAAATTAGACTACTTTTCCGATGCCATCCGTCTATTAAATTATTTGTCTGCCGAATGTTGTAATTGAAAAAAGAAAACTAGACGATTGGTATAAATAAATCTATACTAGCCTTAGAGTATCTATACATAATTAGACAGAGAGAGAAGGACAAGCGGGGGATTAATGTGAAGGAAAGTGAACAGCTGGCATATTTTTTAGAAAATTTATGGACAAAAGGATTTAAATTAACCGATGAAGAGGTTCATTTTATTTATTTTGGCCATAAATATACCAATACTTCTATTATCCATGCCAAATTAGCGATTTCATTCACGTTGCAGATTCAAATGACGTTTGATCGCAGTTTTTATATTAGTTTGCTAGAATTGTTTGAGCGTCATCAAATCCAGACAAAAAAAGAAGCCATCTTGCTTTTAAAGCAAAATGACTTAATGCGTTAATACCGGTCGTTGGCTATTGCGTTCCGGGCTAATACATCTGCATGCTTATTTTGTTTCTCTGGAATCCATTTCATAAAGAAATAGGGGAAAGCAGCAGCTAACTGTATAATCTGATCGACATAAGGCTGGTACTGACTGTTTCGTACCATCTCTTTTTCAACCGAGTCAACAACCACTTTTGCATCCGATCGACAAGATACAATCTCATCCGGAAATTGTTGCTGGCACCATTCTAATGCTTTGATGACAGCGATAAATTCTGCCTCATGATTAGAGTACTTTCCGATAAAGTGTGACTGTTCCCAATGTTGTGTACCTTTTTTTATATAAATACCAACCCCGCTAGGACCAGGATTTCCTTTGCTTGCACCATCTGTGTATACTTCAATCATCCCATATACTCCTTATTCATCAAGTTTTGGTTTGATTCTCTTTGCTATATATAAAAACGGTGTGTCTAATGCTGCGACAGCAAATTTAATAACATACGTCGTCAATAAAATCTCTAACCAGACATCAAAGTCATGTAAATCATAAAATGCGATCGAACAGAATACTAACGTATCGACAAACTGGCTAATCATCGTACTACCATTGTTTCGTATCCAGAGCATCCGCTCAGAAGGCAGTAATTGCTTAATTTTACTGTAAATCCAAACGTCCAAGTATTGACTGATAACAAATGCAGCCATACTTCCCAGTGCAATGTTTGGCACAATTTCAAAGATAGTTTCTAACGCATCTTGAGAGATGTCGCTTGCGTGTGGCGTAAATCGCAATACGACCTGCATGACAATGGTCATGATGAGCAACGAAGCAAAGCCCAGCCAAACCGCTTTTTTTGCTTCTTTTTTACCGTGATTCTCATTCAGAATATCGGTCGCTAGAAAAATCGTTCCATAGGTGATGTTACCTAAAGTAGCAATAAGTCCAAGCATTTCTACTGTTTTGATTACTTGAATATTGGCGATGACGGTAGACATCCCAATCCAAACAAATAACCCAGCTTTGCCAAAAATTCTGTACATCACGATCAGTATGGCAAAATTTACGAGGGCAAATAATATCCATAACAATTCATTAGTCAAATTCGTTTCCAACCTTTCATTAATAACTGCTTGAAGTTGTGAGGAACTTATAGACGATTAACACTTGATAATCAGTATCGTCAATTAATAAAAATACCACATTTAATAGAAGAAAGTAAATGGAAATGTTCCGTTATGACATCCTTACAAGAGAACAGATCGCGTATATAGAACAGTTAACTATCTGCCTGACAATGGATCGATACCGGTACGAACTAATAAAGCAAATGTATCCATTTTCACCATAAGAAAAAGCGAGCATAAACCCGCCAGATCCGTAACGAACTTAAAAATATATAGGTACCTATAATATGGATGATGTAAAGTGGAACTGTGCTGTAATGTGGTAATTTTGTCATGTATTATCTGCGTAGCAAAGCTCCGGAAATATGCTCCGCGTCCTGTGGGGTAGGGTTCAGCTTCTTCGGAAAGAAACCAACTTTCCTGCGGGCTCTTCACACACGACCTGCGTCATGAGGAGTCTCCGCATATTTCCTACGCTTTAGAAAGTGTTACAATTTTTGAAACAGCTAATAGCAGTGGTGCTATGCATTATTTTGTAATTACATGTTTATTTTCTCAATCTTAAGCGTTTAGTAATGCGGCTTTATGAGGTAACTATACTATCGGCTTATTATAAAAGGCGATGATCATATCGGGATCATCGCCTGTAGTATATTTATTTTATTTTTTTTCTACGTTAGCTGCTTGTGGGCCTCTTTCACCTTCGACGATTTCGAATGTGACTTCTTGGCCTTCTTCTAATGTTTTGAAACCTTCTTGTTGGATAGCGGAATAATGTACAAAGACATCATTGCCTTCTTCTAATTGAATGAAACCGTAGCCTTTCTCAGCATTGAACCATTTTACTGTACCGTTTTCCATGTTATCTTTCCTCCTAAAAGCTTTCACGTATAACGTGGTAATACAAACAAGATGGGGAATAATGAAAAAGGTAGCAACCACAGAAGTATAGGATCACCATTCCATTTACTTCTATAGAAGCTACCAGATAATAATGAACCCAAAACATCTTCTTTGCTTGTCATTTACTATAGCTTATTTTTCCAAAAACGTCAAGATATAGATAGATGAAAATTCCTTTAGCTGCAACGATTAAAACCTTTTCATCACTCAAAAAAAAT includes the following:
- a CDS encoding SLOG family protein, producing the protein MKVITITGNKPMELNIRNEKDHRIFFIKEALKQRLLSLIDDGLEWVIVSGQMGVELWAAQVVIDLREDYNIQLGIFPPFLEYESRWPDIYQELFLEIKEQADYYQPLYEETYKAPYQLINKDHWLIDKTEGCLILADEEYPGSAGYMLDKLKKAASESSYSILFITPEDLEEVVRSHQDSIDGYS
- the gpsB gene encoding cell division regulator GpsB; translation: MANQLNGKDILEKNFKTAMRGYHQEEVDEYLDVIIQDYEYFQDEIARLQQENERLKRQAEHTRIRPTTSNHQVNYDILKRLSNLEKAVFGKKYEE
- a CDS encoding THUMP domain-containing class I SAM-dependent RNA methyltransferase; the protein is MGNSITLIATAAMGLEAIVAKEVRQLGYEDVTVENGKVIFQADHQAIACCNLWLRTADRVKLLIGEFEATTYDELFEQTKALPWEQYIPENGKFPVNGKSHKSKLYSVPDCQAIVKKAIVERLKQKHGIANWLEETGAEYKIEAALLKDKVTITLDTSGVGLHKRGYRTGQGDAPLKETLAAALVQLTNWRGDQPFYDLFCGSGTIPIEAALIGQNIAPGFNRSFAAEEWDFISSDIWDKALEEAEDLANYDQPLYIYGSDLDPKMIDIAKENAMEAGLADLVQWKQMQATDFHSTHEGGYIVSNPPYGERLGDKEAVEEMYRKLGSVLRNYPSWNVYILTANEKFEALYGKGASKKRKLFNAFIRTDYYQYFGKKQR
- a CDS encoding DUF6123 family protein; its protein translation is MKESEQLAYFLENLWTKGFKLTDEEVHFIYFGHKYTNTSIIHAKLAISFTLQIQMTFDRSFYISLLELFERHQIQTKKEAILLLKQNDLMR
- a CDS encoding ribonuclease HI family protein, giving the protein MIEVYTDGASKGNPGPSGVGIYIKKGTQHWEQSHFIGKYSNHEAEFIAVIKALEWCQQQFPDEIVSCRSDAKVVVDSVEKEMVRNSQYQPYVDQIIQLAAAFPYFFMKWIPEKQNKHADVLARNAIANDRY
- a CDS encoding queuosine precursor transporter, with the translated sequence MTNELLWILFALVNFAILIVMYRIFGKAGLFVWIGMSTVIANIQVIKTVEMLGLIATLGNITYGTIFLATDILNENHGKKEAKKAVWLGFASLLIMTIVMQVVLRFTPHASDISQDALETIFEIVPNIALGSMAAFVISQYLDVWIYSKIKQLLPSERMLWIRNNGSTMISQFVDTLVFCSIAFYDLHDFDVWLEILLTTYVIKFAVAALDTPFLYIAKRIKPKLDE
- a CDS encoding cold-shock protein, producing MENGTVKWFNAEKGYGFIQLEEGNDVFVHYSAIQQEGFKTLEEGQEVTFEIVEGERGPQAANVEKK